A single window of Methylacidimicrobium sp. AP8 DNA harbors:
- the dapB gene encoding 4-hydroxy-tetrahydrodipicolinate reductase, protein MIRLTVVGAKGRMGTAVLERARSAGGWEIVGAVDRGDPLEPALRRSDVIIDFSEHGFSAELAEASAEAGKALVIGTTGHLAEEGLRVRRAAAKIPIVWAPNFSTGVNLLFYLVRKAAAVLGEEFDPEIVEAHHRGKRDAPSGTARRLAEIVAEMRGVPLEKAARYGRQGEPGPREAGEIGIHAIRAGGIVGVHTVLFAGRGEILELTHRAESRDTFALGSLRAARWVVGKPPGIYSMEDVLGLAGG, encoded by the coding sequence ATGATCCGCCTGACGGTGGTCGGCGCCAAGGGGCGCATGGGGACGGCGGTTCTGGAGCGGGCGCGCTCGGCCGGCGGGTGGGAGATCGTCGGAGCCGTCGATCGAGGGGATCCGCTCGAGCCCGCTCTCCGCCGGAGCGATGTCATCATCGACTTCAGCGAGCACGGCTTTTCCGCCGAACTCGCTGAAGCGAGCGCGGAAGCCGGCAAGGCGCTGGTGATCGGGACGACGGGCCATCTGGCCGAGGAGGGATTGCGGGTGCGCCGGGCAGCCGCGAAGATCCCGATAGTGTGGGCGCCTAACTTCTCCACGGGGGTAAATCTCCTCTTCTACCTCGTCCGGAAAGCGGCGGCGGTGCTGGGGGAGGAGTTCGATCCGGAGATTGTGGAAGCCCACCATCGCGGCAAGCGGGACGCGCCCAGCGGAACCGCGCGCCGCCTGGCGGAAATCGTGGCGGAGATGCGCGGGGTTCCGCTGGAAAAAGCCGCCCGTTATGGAAGGCAAGGAGAGCCCGGACCTCGGGAGGCGGGAGAGATCGGGATCCACGCGATCCGCGCCGGAGGGATCGTGGGAGTCCACACCGTCCTTTTCGCGGGGCGCGGAGAAATCTTGGAGCTGACCCATCGGGCCGAGTCGCGCGATACCTTTGCCCTCGGCTCCCTTCGGGCCGCGCGGTGGGTGGTGGGAAAGCCTCCGGGAATCTACTCGATGGAAGACGTGCTCGGGTTGGCCGGAGGGTGA
- the dapA gene encoding 4-hydroxy-tetrahydrodipicolinate synthase, whose product MKLSGTYTALVTPFRGGAVDEEALRRLVEAQIEGGVAGVVPVGTTGESPTLTHEEHIRVIAKTVEFAAGRVAVVAGTGSNSTAEAIDLTRAAEDAGADAALLVAPYYNKPSQAGLYAHFAAIAQSTRLPLVLYNIPGRCGVEIAAETVQALAREHKSIIGLKEAGGSVDRLSQLRQLLPEDFALLSGDDSLTLPFLSVGAVGVISVASNLVPKAVVNLVESFLSGKVAKAERLHRRLYPLFRDLFVETNPVPIKTALALRGWISPEVRLPLVPLQPSSRARLEKTLALVGTAPEEA is encoded by the coding sequence ATGAAGCTTTCGGGAACGTATACCGCGCTGGTGACTCCGTTTCGCGGAGGAGCGGTGGACGAGGAGGCCTTGCGGCGGCTGGTGGAGGCGCAAATCGAAGGCGGAGTGGCTGGCGTGGTTCCGGTGGGAACCACGGGGGAGTCCCCCACATTGACGCATGAGGAGCATATCCGGGTCATTGCCAAGACCGTCGAGTTCGCCGCCGGGCGGGTTGCCGTTGTGGCGGGAACCGGATCCAACAGCACGGCCGAGGCGATCGACCTGACCCGGGCCGCCGAGGATGCGGGAGCCGACGCGGCTCTGCTCGTCGCCCCTTATTACAACAAGCCGAGCCAAGCCGGGCTCTACGCCCATTTCGCCGCGATCGCCCAGAGCACCCGGCTCCCTCTGGTGCTCTACAACATCCCGGGCCGGTGCGGCGTCGAGATCGCGGCGGAGACCGTGCAGGCGCTCGCCCGGGAGCATAAGAGCATCATCGGGCTCAAGGAGGCCGGCGGCTCTGTCGACCGGCTCAGCCAGCTCCGTCAGCTCCTCCCCGAGGACTTCGCCCTGCTCAGCGGGGATGATTCGCTCACCCTCCCTTTTTTGAGCGTTGGTGCCGTCGGGGTCATCAGCGTCGCCTCCAATCTGGTGCCGAAGGCGGTCGTCAATCTGGTGGAATCGTTTCTCTCGGGGAAGGTTGCGAAAGCCGAACGGCTCCATCGGCGCCTCTACCCGCTTTTCCGCGATCTCTTCGTGGAGACCAATCCGGTGCCCATCAAGACGGCGCTCGCGCTGCGCGGCTGGATCTCGCCCGAGGTTCGCCTTCCCCTGGTTCCGCTCCAACCGAGCAGCCGGGCCCGGCTCGAAAAGACGCTGGCCTTGGTGGGAACGGCTCCGGAGGAGGCATGA
- the dapF gene encoding diaminopimelate epimerase → MKVQFTKMTGAGNDFVLVDNRDGRLRFRPEQIARLCNRHYGIGADGMLVAETDGEQDRIRMRYYNADGGEASLCGNGARCFARFLQPLLKEEDGGTVSFLTGAGLIQATFEGEGVSITMPDPSAARLRQLVSTRHGPLEVHWIHTGVPHLVVFVRSVDGIDVEELGRELRWLADFAPDGVNADFVELLGPDRISVRTYERGVEAETLACGTGVTAAAVVAHLVKGVSPPVSVLVRSGDWLRVGFERTDDRIQGVRLEGPATVIFTGEVEVEE, encoded by the coding sequence ATGAAGGTTCAATTTACGAAAATGACGGGTGCGGGCAACGACTTTGTCCTCGTCGACAACCGAGACGGCCGCCTCCGATTCCGTCCCGAGCAGATCGCCCGGCTCTGCAATCGCCATTACGGCATCGGCGCCGACGGGATGCTCGTCGCCGAAACCGACGGGGAGCAAGACCGCATCCGGATGCGATACTACAACGCGGACGGGGGAGAGGCCTCTCTTTGCGGGAACGGCGCCCGCTGCTTCGCCCGCTTTTTGCAGCCCTTGCTAAAGGAAGAAGACGGGGGAACGGTCTCCTTCCTCACGGGTGCCGGGCTCATCCAAGCCACCTTCGAGGGGGAAGGGGTCTCCATCACAATGCCCGATCCCAGCGCGGCGCGCCTGCGGCAGCTGGTGTCCACCCGGCATGGACCACTGGAGGTGCACTGGATCCATACCGGAGTGCCGCACCTGGTGGTCTTCGTCCGGAGCGTCGACGGTATCGATGTGGAGGAGCTCGGCAGGGAGCTCCGGTGGCTGGCGGATTTCGCGCCCGACGGGGTGAACGCCGATTTCGTCGAGCTGCTGGGTCCCGATCGGATTTCGGTTCGAACGTACGAACGGGGAGTGGAAGCGGAGACGCTCGCCTGCGGAACCGGTGTGACGGCCGCCGCGGTCGTCGCTCACCTCGTCAAGGGCGTTTCCCCTCCAGTGTCGGTGCTGGTGCGAAGCGGGGATTGGCTGCGTGTAGGATTCGAACGCACGGACGATCGCATTCAGGGAGTCCGGCTCGAAGGACCGGCAACAGTGATCTTCACGGGAGAAGTAGAGGTGGAGGAATGA
- the hisH gene encoding imidazole glycerol phosphate synthase subunit HisH gives MGNLRSVEKALASVGADPRRVTAPESLADLSAVLLPGVGSFGDCAARLTQAGLWGPLREWIAGGNPFLGICLGYQLLFEGSAESPGATGLGIIPGEVVRFPARVGKVPQIGWNTVRILRPSPFTQGIRSGDFVYFVHSYFPVPEDPEWVALETDYGVPFASGVCRGMLFAVQFHPEKSQRVGLRLLANFVDVAARRETAAPANP, from the coding sequence ATGGGCAATCTACGGAGTGTCGAGAAAGCGCTCGCCTCCGTCGGTGCCGATCCGCGACGCGTCACGGCACCCGAATCTCTGGCCGATTTGTCGGCGGTCCTTCTTCCGGGAGTCGGCTCCTTCGGGGACTGCGCCGCCCGGCTGACGCAAGCCGGATTGTGGGGCCCCCTCCGCGAATGGATCGCCGGGGGCAACCCCTTCCTCGGCATCTGCCTGGGCTATCAGCTCCTCTTCGAAGGAAGCGCCGAAAGCCCGGGAGCGACCGGGCTCGGGATCATTCCGGGTGAAGTCGTCCGATTCCCCGCGCGGGTCGGCAAGGTCCCCCAGATCGGCTGGAACACCGTCCGCATCCTTCGCCCGAGCCCGTTCACCCAGGGGATCCGGTCGGGGGATTTCGTCTATTTCGTCCATAGCTACTTCCCCGTTCCTGAGGATCCGGAATGGGTCGCTCTGGAAACCGACTACGGGGTCCCCTTCGCCAGCGGAGTCTGCCGCGGAATGCTCTTCGCGGTCCAATTCCACCCGGAGAAAAGCCAGCGGGTTGGGTTGCGCCTTTTGGCCAACTTCGTCGACGTCGCCGCGCGCCGGGAAACAGCGGCTCCGGCCAATCCGTGA
- a CDS encoding HisA/HisF-related TIM barrel protein, with the protein MKLFAAIDILGGKVVRLRQGKRESATIYSEDPLATALRWEEEGADGLHIVDLEGAFSGVSSVLSWVEAIAGKVRIPIQLGGGLRTTAAVAEALRCGASRAVIGTRAWEQPELLPELAARFGSECIVVALDARNGEVQIGGWEQGTGKNVIEAAWEARQNGAGFLLYTDVSADGMLSGPDLVRTRRLVEAVRIPVFASGGIGKPADLEALRRIPGLYGAVLGRAIYEKKISLRDWRRREGRERS; encoded by the coding sequence GTGAAGCTCTTCGCCGCCATCGACATCCTGGGAGGCAAGGTGGTGCGCCTCCGGCAAGGGAAGAGGGAATCCGCCACGATCTACTCGGAGGATCCGCTGGCCACCGCCCTCCGCTGGGAAGAGGAAGGGGCGGACGGCCTGCACATCGTCGACCTGGAGGGAGCGTTCTCCGGCGTCTCTTCCGTCCTGTCCTGGGTGGAAGCGATCGCCGGCAAGGTCCGCATCCCCATTCAGCTCGGCGGCGGCCTCCGCACGACGGCGGCCGTCGCGGAGGCGCTTCGTTGCGGCGCTTCGCGCGCCGTGATCGGAACACGCGCATGGGAGCAGCCGGAATTACTTCCGGAGCTTGCCGCCCGGTTCGGTTCCGAGTGTATTGTGGTCGCCCTCGACGCGCGCAACGGGGAAGTCCAAATCGGCGGCTGGGAACAGGGCACGGGGAAGAACGTGATCGAGGCGGCTTGGGAAGCTCGGCAGAACGGCGCGGGCTTCCTCCTCTACACCGATGTTTCCGCCGACGGGATGCTTTCCGGCCCGGATCTCGTTCGGACCCGGCGGCTCGTGGAAGCCGTCCGCATTCCCGTCTTCGCCTCGGGAGGGATCGGGAAACCCGCGGATCTGGAGGCTCTGCGGCGAATTCCCGGCCTCTACGGAGCCGTCCTGGGCCGGGCGATCTACGAGAAGAAAATCTCCCTGCGGGATTGGCGCCGGCGGGAAGGACGGGAGCGCTCGTAG
- a CDS encoding IS1380 family transposase: MTECSQETFAFTAHFSRRVEAGFTAGRISSDGGAILLREADRKIGLLRRLEGCFVDRRHPKRIVHRVREMLAQRIFGIAMGYEDLNDHEQLRTDPLVALLSGKSDLEEDLAGKSTLNRLELVGRSERYHKIDYSAEAIDRLLVDLYLQSHPQPPEEVVLDLDATDIPLYGHQPERFFHGYYDSYCYLPLYIFAGDQLLGVRLRPSNQDASAGSLTEVSRIVEQLRTRWPGVRIVLRADSGFCREEIMAWCEANQVDYLFGLARNERLCRTIQGSMEQARRLHESSGKPARFFTEFAYRTLSSWSRERRVVAKAEYLERGENPRFVVTSLSTEEWPAQNLYEKLYCARGDMENRIKEQLHLFADRLSTAQMASNQLRLYFSALAYTLVEALRRLALRGTDWAEAQVDTLRIKLFKIGTLVRVSVRRVFLSMSSAYPWKSLFTHVFRVLRC; this comes from the coding sequence ATGACAGAGTGTAGCCAAGAGACTTTTGCGTTTACAGCGCATTTTTCGCGACGGGTGGAAGCGGGATTTACCGCGGGTCGGATCTCCAGCGATGGGGGCGCAATTCTGTTGCGGGAAGCGGATCGGAAGATCGGTTTGTTAAGACGGTTAGAGGGTTGCTTCGTGGATCGACGCCATCCGAAACGCATTGTGCATCGGGTACGGGAGATGCTTGCCCAGCGCATCTTCGGGATTGCGATGGGCTACGAAGACCTCAACGACCATGAGCAGTTGCGGACCGATCCGTTGGTTGCTCTCCTGAGCGGGAAAAGCGATCTGGAAGAGGATCTGGCGGGCAAGAGCACGCTCAACCGGCTGGAGCTGGTGGGTCGAAGCGAGCGCTACCACAAGATCGACTACTCGGCCGAAGCGATCGACCGTCTTCTGGTCGATCTCTACCTCCAATCGCATCCCCAGCCCCCTGAGGAGGTGGTGCTCGATCTGGATGCGACCGACATCCCCCTTTACGGACATCAGCCGGAGCGCTTCTTCCATGGTTACTACGACTCCTACTGCTATTTGCCGCTCTACATCTTTGCTGGCGATCAACTCCTTGGCGTCCGGCTTCGGCCATCGAACCAGGATGCGTCGGCGGGCTCCCTTACGGAGGTGAGCCGGATCGTGGAACAACTCCGTACCCGTTGGCCCGGAGTCCGGATCGTGCTCCGGGCCGATTCGGGCTTCTGCCGGGAAGAGATCATGGCTTGGTGCGAAGCCAATCAAGTCGACTACCTCTTCGGCTTGGCGCGCAACGAGCGCTTGTGCCGGACCATTCAGGGGTCGATGGAGCAAGCCCGTCGTCTGCACGAGTCGAGTGGCAAGCCGGCCCGCTTCTTTACCGAGTTTGCCTACCGCACCTTGAGCAGCTGGTCGAGGGAGCGCCGGGTGGTCGCCAAAGCCGAGTACCTGGAAAGAGGGGAGAATCCGCGCTTTGTCGTGACCTCTCTCTCCACCGAGGAGTGGCCCGCCCAAAACCTTTACGAGAAGCTCTACTGTGCTCGTGGCGACATGGAGAATCGGATCAAGGAACAACTCCACCTCTTTGCCGACCGGCTCTCGACCGCGCAAATGGCCAGCAACCAACTTCGCCTCTACTTCTCGGCTCTCGCTTACACGCTGGTGGAAGCGCTGCGACGGCTGGCTCTGCGAGGAACGGACTGGGCCGAGGCCCAGGTCGACACCCTCCGGATCAAGCTCTTTAAGATCGGCACGCTGGTCCGCGTCAGCGTCCGCCGCGTCTTCCTCTCGATGAGCAGCGCCTATCCTTGGAAGAGCCTCTTTACCCACGTCTTCCGAGTGCTGCGTTGCTGA
- a CDS encoding metallophosphoesterase, giving the protein MARRIPGISLSTLLVSGYLSLGLYVFLRGWPIIPPYPVLRVAYLALALVSVFGYPAARRWQERRPSVAADWAVLFSSLWIPSVLYLFLGVSLWDLLRLLPAFARWEESLLPRGAWALVLVGLVCLVLLKGIANARRLEIRRLDLLCESPPAPFPGPPRITIAVASDLHIAGPLWAGTLARVSRAIRATEPDLVLLPGDLVDAPAEALERMGVGALFRALRAPLGVFACLGNHEYYCGADGAAAFLEKNGISVLRDRCVEVGGFLRIAGREDRVKAVLGDGRPRLPLRRILEKSDPRLPLLLLDHRPSALGEAIDCGASLLVCGHTHEGQFWPINHIVSRLFPLAYGYERRGKTHIVVTRGAGTWGPPVRVGHCSEIVRITLRFPSGEAEG; this is encoded by the coding sequence GTGGCGAGGAGGATCCCGGGGATTTCCCTCTCGACTCTCCTGGTCAGCGGATATCTGTCCCTTGGCCTCTACGTCTTCCTGCGCGGGTGGCCGATCATCCCTCCGTACCCCGTCCTGCGCGTCGCCTACCTTGCGCTCGCCCTAGTCTCTGTCTTCGGCTATCCGGCCGCCCGGCGTTGGCAGGAGCGGAGGCCTTCAGTAGCCGCCGATTGGGCGGTGCTCTTCTCCTCGCTCTGGATTCCCTCGGTTCTTTACCTCTTCCTGGGAGTCAGCCTGTGGGATCTGCTGCGGCTGCTGCCCGCCTTCGCCCGGTGGGAGGAAAGCCTGCTTCCCCGCGGGGCGTGGGCTCTTGTCCTGGTGGGCTTAGTCTGCCTTGTGCTGCTCAAGGGAATTGCCAACGCCCGACGGTTGGAGATCCGGAGGCTCGATCTTCTCTGCGAGTCGCCGCCTGCCCCCTTTCCCGGCCCTCCCCGGATAACGATCGCGGTCGCTTCGGATCTCCACATCGCGGGTCCCTTGTGGGCCGGGACTCTGGCGCGGGTCTCCCGGGCGATCCGGGCGACGGAGCCCGATCTGGTCCTTCTGCCGGGGGACCTGGTCGATGCCCCCGCGGAGGCCCTCGAGAGGATGGGAGTGGGGGCTCTCTTCCGCGCGTTGCGCGCCCCGCTGGGTGTCTTCGCCTGCTTGGGAAACCACGAGTATTATTGCGGGGCGGACGGAGCCGCCGCTTTTCTGGAAAAAAACGGGATCTCCGTGCTGCGGGACCGGTGCGTCGAGGTGGGCGGTTTCCTGCGGATCGCCGGCAGGGAGGACCGCGTCAAAGCGGTGCTGGGCGACGGCCGGCCCCGCCTCCCGCTCCGGCGGATCCTGGAGAAGTCCGACCCGCGCTTGCCCCTCCTTCTCCTTGACCACCGGCCTTCCGCGCTCGGGGAGGCGATCGATTGCGGGGCGAGCCTGCTCGTTTGCGGCCATACCCATGAAGGCCAGTTCTGGCCGATCAACCACATCGTCTCCCGGCTTTTTCCCCTGGCCTACGGCTACGAGCGCCGGGGAAAGACCCATATCGTCGTCACCCGCGGCGCGGGCACCTGGGGTCCTCCGGTGCGCGTGGGCCATTGCTCGGAAATCGTCCGGATCACCCTCCGCTTCCCTTCCGGGGAAGCGGAGGGCTAG